From a single Papilio machaon chromosome 19, ilPapMach1.1, whole genome shotgun sequence genomic region:
- the LOC106708297 gene encoding uncharacterized protein LOC106708297 isoform X1 translates to MARLTEEMVIARSKQSDLYAIKKLNCWGAELGDVSLLRQMPNVEVLAFSLNKIRTLGDFAGCRRLRELYIRKNEIRNLAEIRHLRHLPDLTSLWLDENPCTQHPEYRMTVLRNLPNLEKLDNIIVQPEEVQEAMRRGTHIPDSDDEGYPQQQESYGQYRRQRSCESSPDREPEPYYGRPAQRHEQKPVCQKENVRNGPNHAKYKGSDGSPDGGSEPATEPPRSENHQPCPLSPTRRAPTPEPDERYEHPAMTSSHYETRTRPRSPDAASLRHSVSAQNVKEYTYATNGEWRHCGGAASTSDRSETYQPREWERERETERERREREYPSAVMAEHRGFTRRPVTRNSNLLSAVLCLVKELDYPSLEVAEMAVRCRMDELANSQ, encoded by the exons GGGTGCAGAGCTGGGCGATGTAAGCCTCCTGAGACAGATGCCCAACGTCGAAGTATTGGCTTTTAG TTTAAACAAGATCCGTACACTAGGCGACTTCGCTGGCTGTCGACGGTTGCGCGAACTTTACATACGCAAGAATGAGATCCGCAATTTGGCAGAGATCAGGCATCTGAGGCACTTACCAGATCTCACCAGTCTTTGGTTAGATGAGAACCCCTGCACACAGCACCCGGA ATACAGGATGACGGTGCTAAGGAATCTACCAAATTTAGAGAAGCTCGATAACATAATTGTACAGCCTGAAGAG GTACAAGAAGCAATGAGGCGCGGTACCCATATACCTGACTCTGATGATGAAGGGTATCCACAACAG CAGGAGTCATACGGTCAATACAGACGGCAGAGGTCGTGCGAGTCGAGTCCGGACAGAGAACCAGAGCCTTACTACGGCAGACCAGCACAAAGGCATGAACAG AAACCGGTGTGCCAAAAAGAAAATGTCAGAAATGGACCGAATCACGCTAAATATaag GGAAGCGACGGCTCGCCCGATGGAGGCTCCGAGCCGGCAACGGAGCCCCCGCGCTCTGAAAATCATCAG CCGTGCCCCCTATCGCCAACACGACGTGCCCCCACTCCTGAACCTGATGAAAGATACGAGCACCCCGCCATGACCAGTTCACACTATGAA ACACGCACTCGCCCGCGATCGCCTGATGCCGCATCACTGAGGCATTCTGTATCCGCTCAGAATGTTAAG GAgtacacatatgctactaatGGAGAATGGAGGCATTGCGGAGGTGCGGCTTCGACTTCTGAtag ATCAGAAACATACCAACCACGCGAGTGGGAGCGAGAAAGAGAAACGGAGAGGGAGAGAAGGGAGAGAGAGTACCCGTCCGCGGTAATGGCAGAACACCGCGGATTTACACGGCGACCCGTCACCAGA AACTCGAACCTGCTGTCTGCGGTGCTGTGTCTTGTCAAAGAGCTCGACTACCCGAGCCTCGAGGTAGCGGAAATGGCTGTAAG ATGTCGTATGGACGAACTAGCGAACAGCCAGTGA
- the LOC106708297 gene encoding uncharacterized protein LOC106708297 isoform X2: MARLTEEMVIARSKQSDLYAIKKLNCWGAELGDVSLLRQMPNVEVLAFSLNKIRTLGDFAGCRRLRELYIRKNEIRNLAEIRHLRHLPDLTSLWLDENPCTQHPEYRMTVLRNLPNLEKLDNIIVQPEEVQEAMRRGTHIPDSDDEGYPQQESYGQYRRQRSCESSPDREPEPYYGRPAQRHEQKPVCQKENVRNGPNHAKYKGSDGSPDGGSEPATEPPRSENHQPCPLSPTRRAPTPEPDERYEHPAMTSSHYETRTRPRSPDAASLRHSVSAQNVKEYTYATNGEWRHCGGAASTSDRSETYQPREWERERETERERREREYPSAVMAEHRGFTRRPVTRNSNLLSAVLCLVKELDYPSLEVAEMAVRCRMDELANSQ, from the exons GGGTGCAGAGCTGGGCGATGTAAGCCTCCTGAGACAGATGCCCAACGTCGAAGTATTGGCTTTTAG TTTAAACAAGATCCGTACACTAGGCGACTTCGCTGGCTGTCGACGGTTGCGCGAACTTTACATACGCAAGAATGAGATCCGCAATTTGGCAGAGATCAGGCATCTGAGGCACTTACCAGATCTCACCAGTCTTTGGTTAGATGAGAACCCCTGCACACAGCACCCGGA ATACAGGATGACGGTGCTAAGGAATCTACCAAATTTAGAGAAGCTCGATAACATAATTGTACAGCCTGAAGAG GTACAAGAAGCAATGAGGCGCGGTACCCATATACCTGACTCTGATGATGAAGGGTATCCACAACAG GAGTCATACGGTCAATACAGACGGCAGAGGTCGTGCGAGTCGAGTCCGGACAGAGAACCAGAGCCTTACTACGGCAGACCAGCACAAAGGCATGAACAG AAACCGGTGTGCCAAAAAGAAAATGTCAGAAATGGACCGAATCACGCTAAATATaag GGAAGCGACGGCTCGCCCGATGGAGGCTCCGAGCCGGCAACGGAGCCCCCGCGCTCTGAAAATCATCAG CCGTGCCCCCTATCGCCAACACGACGTGCCCCCACTCCTGAACCTGATGAAAGATACGAGCACCCCGCCATGACCAGTTCACACTATGAA ACACGCACTCGCCCGCGATCGCCTGATGCCGCATCACTGAGGCATTCTGTATCCGCTCAGAATGTTAAG GAgtacacatatgctactaatGGAGAATGGAGGCATTGCGGAGGTGCGGCTTCGACTTCTGAtag ATCAGAAACATACCAACCACGCGAGTGGGAGCGAGAAAGAGAAACGGAGAGGGAGAGAAGGGAGAGAGAGTACCCGTCCGCGGTAATGGCAGAACACCGCGGATTTACACGGCGACCCGTCACCAGA AACTCGAACCTGCTGTCTGCGGTGCTGTGTCTTGTCAAAGAGCTCGACTACCCGAGCCTCGAGGTAGCGGAAATGGCTGTAAG ATGTCGTATGGACGAACTAGCGAACAGCCAGTGA
- the LOC106708297 gene encoding cilia- and flagella-associated protein 410 isoform X3: MARLTEEMVIARSKQSDLYAIKKLNCWGAELGDVSLLRQMPNVEVLAFSLNKIRTLGDFAGCRRLRELYIRKNEIRNLAEIRHLRHLPDLTSLWLDENPCTQHPEYRMTVLRNLPNLEKLDNIIVQPEEVQEAMRRGTHIPDSDDEGYPQQQESYGQYRRQRSCESSPDREPEPYYGRPAQRHEQGSDGSPDGGSEPATEPPRSENHQPCPLSPTRRAPTPEPDERYEHPAMTSSHYETRTRPRSPDAASLRHSVSAQNVKEYTYATNGEWRHCGGAASTSDRSETYQPREWERERETERERREREYPSAVMAEHRGFTRRPVTRNSNLLSAVLCLVKELDYPSLEVAEMAVRCRMDELANSQ; the protein is encoded by the exons GGGTGCAGAGCTGGGCGATGTAAGCCTCCTGAGACAGATGCCCAACGTCGAAGTATTGGCTTTTAG TTTAAACAAGATCCGTACACTAGGCGACTTCGCTGGCTGTCGACGGTTGCGCGAACTTTACATACGCAAGAATGAGATCCGCAATTTGGCAGAGATCAGGCATCTGAGGCACTTACCAGATCTCACCAGTCTTTGGTTAGATGAGAACCCCTGCACACAGCACCCGGA ATACAGGATGACGGTGCTAAGGAATCTACCAAATTTAGAGAAGCTCGATAACATAATTGTACAGCCTGAAGAG GTACAAGAAGCAATGAGGCGCGGTACCCATATACCTGACTCTGATGATGAAGGGTATCCACAACAG CAGGAGTCATACGGTCAATACAGACGGCAGAGGTCGTGCGAGTCGAGTCCGGACAGAGAACCAGAGCCTTACTACGGCAGACCAGCACAAAGGCATGAACAG GGAAGCGACGGCTCGCCCGATGGAGGCTCCGAGCCGGCAACGGAGCCCCCGCGCTCTGAAAATCATCAG CCGTGCCCCCTATCGCCAACACGACGTGCCCCCACTCCTGAACCTGATGAAAGATACGAGCACCCCGCCATGACCAGTTCACACTATGAA ACACGCACTCGCCCGCGATCGCCTGATGCCGCATCACTGAGGCATTCTGTATCCGCTCAGAATGTTAAG GAgtacacatatgctactaatGGAGAATGGAGGCATTGCGGAGGTGCGGCTTCGACTTCTGAtag ATCAGAAACATACCAACCACGCGAGTGGGAGCGAGAAAGAGAAACGGAGAGGGAGAGAAGGGAGAGAGAGTACCCGTCCGCGGTAATGGCAGAACACCGCGGATTTACACGGCGACCCGTCACCAGA AACTCGAACCTGCTGTCTGCGGTGCTGTGTCTTGTCAAAGAGCTCGACTACCCGAGCCTCGAGGTAGCGGAAATGGCTGTAAG ATGTCGTATGGACGAACTAGCGAACAGCCAGTGA
- the LOC106708297 gene encoding uncharacterized protein LOC106708297 isoform X5 — protein MARLTEEMVIARSKQSDLYAIKKLNCWGAELGDVSLLRQMPNVEVLAFSLNKIRTLGDFAGCRRLRELYIRKNEIRNLAEIRHLRHLPDLTSLWLDENPCTQHPEYRMTVLRNLPNLEKLDNIIVQPEEVQEAMRRGTHIPDSDDEGYPQQQESYGQYRRQRSCESSPDREPEPYYGRPAQRHEQPCPLSPTRRAPTPEPDERYEHPAMTSSHYETRTRPRSPDAASLRHSVSAQNVKEYTYATNGEWRHCGGAASTSDRSETYQPREWERERETERERREREYPSAVMAEHRGFTRRPVTRNSNLLSAVLCLVKELDYPSLEVAEMAVRCRMDELANSQ, from the exons GGGTGCAGAGCTGGGCGATGTAAGCCTCCTGAGACAGATGCCCAACGTCGAAGTATTGGCTTTTAG TTTAAACAAGATCCGTACACTAGGCGACTTCGCTGGCTGTCGACGGTTGCGCGAACTTTACATACGCAAGAATGAGATCCGCAATTTGGCAGAGATCAGGCATCTGAGGCACTTACCAGATCTCACCAGTCTTTGGTTAGATGAGAACCCCTGCACACAGCACCCGGA ATACAGGATGACGGTGCTAAGGAATCTACCAAATTTAGAGAAGCTCGATAACATAATTGTACAGCCTGAAGAG GTACAAGAAGCAATGAGGCGCGGTACCCATATACCTGACTCTGATGATGAAGGGTATCCACAACAG CAGGAGTCATACGGTCAATACAGACGGCAGAGGTCGTGCGAGTCGAGTCCGGACAGAGAACCAGAGCCTTACTACGGCAGACCAGCACAAAGGCATGAACAG CCGTGCCCCCTATCGCCAACACGACGTGCCCCCACTCCTGAACCTGATGAAAGATACGAGCACCCCGCCATGACCAGTTCACACTATGAA ACACGCACTCGCCCGCGATCGCCTGATGCCGCATCACTGAGGCATTCTGTATCCGCTCAGAATGTTAAG GAgtacacatatgctactaatGGAGAATGGAGGCATTGCGGAGGTGCGGCTTCGACTTCTGAtag ATCAGAAACATACCAACCACGCGAGTGGGAGCGAGAAAGAGAAACGGAGAGGGAGAGAAGGGAGAGAGAGTACCCGTCCGCGGTAATGGCAGAACACCGCGGATTTACACGGCGACCCGTCACCAGA AACTCGAACCTGCTGTCTGCGGTGCTGTGTCTTGTCAAAGAGCTCGACTACCCGAGCCTCGAGGTAGCGGAAATGGCTGTAAG ATGTCGTATGGACGAACTAGCGAACAGCCAGTGA
- the LOC106708297 gene encoding dynein axonemal assembly factor 11 isoform X4, whose product MARLTEEMVIARSKQSDLYAIKKLNCWGAELGDVSLLRQMPNVEVLAFSLNKIRTLGDFAGCRRLRELYIRKNEIRNLAEIRHLRHLPDLTSLWLDENPCTQHPEYRMTVLRNLPNLEKLDNIIVQPEEVQEAMRRGTHIPDSDDEGYPQQQESYGQYRRQRSCESSPDREPEPYYGRPAQRHEQKPVCQKENVRNGPNHAKYKPCPLSPTRRAPTPEPDERYEHPAMTSSHYETRTRPRSPDAASLRHSVSAQNVKEYTYATNGEWRHCGGAASTSDRSETYQPREWERERETERERREREYPSAVMAEHRGFTRRPVTRNSNLLSAVLCLVKELDYPSLEVAEMAVRCRMDELANSQ is encoded by the exons GGGTGCAGAGCTGGGCGATGTAAGCCTCCTGAGACAGATGCCCAACGTCGAAGTATTGGCTTTTAG TTTAAACAAGATCCGTACACTAGGCGACTTCGCTGGCTGTCGACGGTTGCGCGAACTTTACATACGCAAGAATGAGATCCGCAATTTGGCAGAGATCAGGCATCTGAGGCACTTACCAGATCTCACCAGTCTTTGGTTAGATGAGAACCCCTGCACACAGCACCCGGA ATACAGGATGACGGTGCTAAGGAATCTACCAAATTTAGAGAAGCTCGATAACATAATTGTACAGCCTGAAGAG GTACAAGAAGCAATGAGGCGCGGTACCCATATACCTGACTCTGATGATGAAGGGTATCCACAACAG CAGGAGTCATACGGTCAATACAGACGGCAGAGGTCGTGCGAGTCGAGTCCGGACAGAGAACCAGAGCCTTACTACGGCAGACCAGCACAAAGGCATGAACAG AAACCGGTGTGCCAAAAAGAAAATGTCAGAAATGGACCGAATCACGCTAAATATaag CCGTGCCCCCTATCGCCAACACGACGTGCCCCCACTCCTGAACCTGATGAAAGATACGAGCACCCCGCCATGACCAGTTCACACTATGAA ACACGCACTCGCCCGCGATCGCCTGATGCCGCATCACTGAGGCATTCTGTATCCGCTCAGAATGTTAAG GAgtacacatatgctactaatGGAGAATGGAGGCATTGCGGAGGTGCGGCTTCGACTTCTGAtag ATCAGAAACATACCAACCACGCGAGTGGGAGCGAGAAAGAGAAACGGAGAGGGAGAGAAGGGAGAGAGAGTACCCGTCCGCGGTAATGGCAGAACACCGCGGATTTACACGGCGACCCGTCACCAGA AACTCGAACCTGCTGTCTGCGGTGCTGTGTCTTGTCAAAGAGCTCGACTACCCGAGCCTCGAGGTAGCGGAAATGGCTGTAAG ATGTCGTATGGACGAACTAGCGAACAGCCAGTGA
- the LOC106708316 gene encoding uncharacterized protein LOC106708316 isoform X1: MSARSSLSSGSGRLPGATDIIDLDRYMRAAVRPGISPRHDRRERLVVDAGGFGRKAGRGPLASNASSSSATAGSNSDPPHMKRFSHDSGLSDGSNPQHRHRSHRRVSGDVTTHRCRESARGRGSASSLLAFRAACERALREQQEQIARVAQLCERLGERRNERRNERHSERRNERRTERVKCVRPKPERPKGDRSKPDRSKPERLKPERSKSERPKPKRPIPECSTTSIESSNISSSSRSSRERHKDKHRTDECKTYKIIMNKLDELSRLFAARRPMAPLTLSTKPMTLYRDGFSSGSVSVSDKIVATEPDLHTCITSRQLSPTVQILLTPRPTERKVDLQIQTKATGTTPIPSGEQVRQKDRMLRGERRREVRPCENRRLAVTRAHFLEIAPLQEKRPNVATERVVQRDLNSDCNTTRNQLTSFDLDDPLSFYAQAKRLQALYAEPRRARSEDRELRNERTYDMRGFSVGGRFAERLGKESLCARCRVYWRAFRDCFTTQLFCRPGRACAC; encoded by the exons ATGTCCGCACGTTCGTCCCTGTCGTCGGGATCAGGGCGGTTGCCGGGCGCCACCGACATCATCGACCTGGACCGCTACATGCGCGCCGCAGTACGACCCGGCATCTCGCCCAGACACGACCGACG CGAACGCTTGGTAGTGGACGCTGGCGGGTTCGGTCGCAAGGCGGGCCGCGGGCCCCTTGCCAGCAACGCCAGCAGCAGCAGCGCGACCGCCGGCAGCAACAGCGATCCTCCGCATATGAAGCGCTTCTCCCACGACTCCGGCCTCTCCGACGGTAGCAACCCCCAGCACAGGCATCGCTCGCACAG ACGGGTGAGCGGAGACGTAACAACGCATAGGTGTAGAGAATCGGCTCGTGGGCGGGGGTCGGCGTCGTCATTGCTCGCGTTCCGCGCGGCCTGCGAGAGGGCTCTGCGAGAACAGCAGGAGCAGATCGCCCGCGTTGCGCAACTATGCGAGCGGCTCGGGGAGCGCCGAAATGAACGCCGCAACGAGAGGCACAGCGAAAGACGCAACGAGCGCCGGACCGAACGAGTAAAGTGCGTCAGACCAAAGCCGGAACGACCGAAGGGGGATCGATCGAAACCGGACCGGTCAAAGCCCGAACGCTTGAAACCGGAACGCTCGAAATCAGAGCGACCGAAGCCGAAGCGACCGATACCCGAGTGTTCGACCACGAGCATCGAATCTAGCAATATTTCATCTAGTAGCCGTAGTTCAAGGGAACGTCATAAGGACAAGCATCGG aCGGACGAATGCAAAACGTATAAGATAATAATGAACAAACTGGACGAGCTGAGTCGTCTCTTCGCGGCGCGTCGTCCGATGGCTCCGTTGACTTTAAGCACAAAGCCAATGACGTTGTACCGTGACGGGTTTTCCTCCGGTTCTGTCTCCGTGTCGGACAAGATAGTGGCAACCGAGCCCGATCTCCACACTTGCATAACATCGAGGCAACTATCTCCCACAGTTCAG ATATTGCTAACACCACGTCCGACGGAACGGAAGGTGGATCTGCAAATACAAACGAAAGCAACGGGCACGACGCCGATACCGTCGGGGGAGCAGGTGCGTCAAAAAGATCGGATGTTACGCGGTGAGCGGCGGAGAGAAGTGAGGCCGTGCGAGAACCGCAGGCTAGCCGTCACTAGAGCTCACTTCCTAGAAATAGCACCGCTGCAAGAGAAGCGGCCTAATGTAGCTACAGAAag GGTTGTACAGCGTGATCTCAATTCAGATTGCAACACAACACGCAATCAATTGACCAGTTTCGATCTGGATGATCCACTCTCA TTTTACGCGCAGGCAAAGCGTCTACAGGCACTTTACGCGGAGCCGCGTCGGGCTCGGAGTGAGGATCGCGAGCTGCGCAACGAGAGGACGTACGATATGAGGGGCTTCAGTGTAGGGGGGCGTTTCGCGGAGCGGCTGGGCAAGGAGTCCCTCTGCGCGCGCTGCAGGGTATACTGGCGCGCGTTCAGGGACTGCTTCACCACACAGCTGTTCTGCAGACCGGGGCGCGCGTGCGCCTGCTAA
- the LOC106708316 gene encoding uncharacterized protein LOC106708316 isoform X3, which translates to MSARSSLSSGSGRLPGATDIIDLDRYMRAAVRPGISPRHDRRERLVVDAGGFGRKAGRGPLASNASSSSATAGSNSDPPHMKRFSHDSGLSDGSNPQHRHRSHRRVSGDVTTHRCRESARGRGSASSLLAFRAACERALREQQEQIARVAQLCERLGERRNERRNERHSERRNERRTERVKCVRPKPERPKGDRSKPDRSKPERLKPERSKSERPKPKRPIPECSTTSIESSNISSSSRSSRERHKDKHRTDECKTYKIIMNKLDELSRLFAARRPMAPLTLSTKPMTLYRDGFSSGSVSVSDKIVATEPDLHTCITSRQLSPTVQILLTPRPTERKVDLQIQTKATGTTPIPSGEQFYAQAKRLQALYAEPRRARSEDRELRNERTYDMRGFSVGGRFAERLGKESLCARCRVYWRAFRDCFTTQLFCRPGRACAC; encoded by the exons ATGTCCGCACGTTCGTCCCTGTCGTCGGGATCAGGGCGGTTGCCGGGCGCCACCGACATCATCGACCTGGACCGCTACATGCGCGCCGCAGTACGACCCGGCATCTCGCCCAGACACGACCGACG CGAACGCTTGGTAGTGGACGCTGGCGGGTTCGGTCGCAAGGCGGGCCGCGGGCCCCTTGCCAGCAACGCCAGCAGCAGCAGCGCGACCGCCGGCAGCAACAGCGATCCTCCGCATATGAAGCGCTTCTCCCACGACTCCGGCCTCTCCGACGGTAGCAACCCCCAGCACAGGCATCGCTCGCACAG ACGGGTGAGCGGAGACGTAACAACGCATAGGTGTAGAGAATCGGCTCGTGGGCGGGGGTCGGCGTCGTCATTGCTCGCGTTCCGCGCGGCCTGCGAGAGGGCTCTGCGAGAACAGCAGGAGCAGATCGCCCGCGTTGCGCAACTATGCGAGCGGCTCGGGGAGCGCCGAAATGAACGCCGCAACGAGAGGCACAGCGAAAGACGCAACGAGCGCCGGACCGAACGAGTAAAGTGCGTCAGACCAAAGCCGGAACGACCGAAGGGGGATCGATCGAAACCGGACCGGTCAAAGCCCGAACGCTTGAAACCGGAACGCTCGAAATCAGAGCGACCGAAGCCGAAGCGACCGATACCCGAGTGTTCGACCACGAGCATCGAATCTAGCAATATTTCATCTAGTAGCCGTAGTTCAAGGGAACGTCATAAGGACAAGCATCGG aCGGACGAATGCAAAACGTATAAGATAATAATGAACAAACTGGACGAGCTGAGTCGTCTCTTCGCGGCGCGTCGTCCGATGGCTCCGTTGACTTTAAGCACAAAGCCAATGACGTTGTACCGTGACGGGTTTTCCTCCGGTTCTGTCTCCGTGTCGGACAAGATAGTGGCAACCGAGCCCGATCTCCACACTTGCATAACATCGAGGCAACTATCTCCCACAGTTCAG ATATTGCTAACACCACGTCCGACGGAACGGAAGGTGGATCTGCAAATACAAACGAAAGCAACGGGCACGACGCCGATACCGTCGGGGGAGCAG TTTTACGCGCAGGCAAAGCGTCTACAGGCACTTTACGCGGAGCCGCGTCGGGCTCGGAGTGAGGATCGCGAGCTGCGCAACGAGAGGACGTACGATATGAGGGGCTTCAGTGTAGGGGGGCGTTTCGCGGAGCGGCTGGGCAAGGAGTCCCTCTGCGCGCGCTGCAGGGTATACTGGCGCGCGTTCAGGGACTGCTTCACCACACAGCTGTTCTGCAGACCGGGGCGCGCGTGCGCCTGCTAA
- the LOC106708316 gene encoding uncharacterized protein LOC106708316 isoform X2: MSARSSLSSGSGRLPGATDIIDLDRYMRAAVRPGISPRHDRRERLVVDAGGFGRKAGRGPLASNASSSSATAGSNSDPPHMKRFSHDSGLSDGSNPQHRHRSHRRVSGDVTTHRCRESARGRGSASSLLAFRAACERALREQQEQIARVAQLCERLGERRNERRNERHSERRNERRTERVKCVRPKPERPKGDRSKPDRSKPERLKPERSKSERPKPKRPIPECSTTSIESSNISSSSRSSRERHKDKHRTDECKTYKIIMNKLDELSRLFAARRPMAPLTLSTKPMTLYRDGFSSGSVSVSDKIVATEPDLHTCITSRQLSPTVQILLTPRPTERKVDLQIQTKATGTTPIPSGEQVRQKDRMLRGERRREVRPCENRRLAVTRAHFLEIAPLQEKRPNVATESFTRRQSVYRHFTRSRVGLGVRIASCATRGRTI; the protein is encoded by the exons ATGTCCGCACGTTCGTCCCTGTCGTCGGGATCAGGGCGGTTGCCGGGCGCCACCGACATCATCGACCTGGACCGCTACATGCGCGCCGCAGTACGACCCGGCATCTCGCCCAGACACGACCGACG CGAACGCTTGGTAGTGGACGCTGGCGGGTTCGGTCGCAAGGCGGGCCGCGGGCCCCTTGCCAGCAACGCCAGCAGCAGCAGCGCGACCGCCGGCAGCAACAGCGATCCTCCGCATATGAAGCGCTTCTCCCACGACTCCGGCCTCTCCGACGGTAGCAACCCCCAGCACAGGCATCGCTCGCACAG ACGGGTGAGCGGAGACGTAACAACGCATAGGTGTAGAGAATCGGCTCGTGGGCGGGGGTCGGCGTCGTCATTGCTCGCGTTCCGCGCGGCCTGCGAGAGGGCTCTGCGAGAACAGCAGGAGCAGATCGCCCGCGTTGCGCAACTATGCGAGCGGCTCGGGGAGCGCCGAAATGAACGCCGCAACGAGAGGCACAGCGAAAGACGCAACGAGCGCCGGACCGAACGAGTAAAGTGCGTCAGACCAAAGCCGGAACGACCGAAGGGGGATCGATCGAAACCGGACCGGTCAAAGCCCGAACGCTTGAAACCGGAACGCTCGAAATCAGAGCGACCGAAGCCGAAGCGACCGATACCCGAGTGTTCGACCACGAGCATCGAATCTAGCAATATTTCATCTAGTAGCCGTAGTTCAAGGGAACGTCATAAGGACAAGCATCGG aCGGACGAATGCAAAACGTATAAGATAATAATGAACAAACTGGACGAGCTGAGTCGTCTCTTCGCGGCGCGTCGTCCGATGGCTCCGTTGACTTTAAGCACAAAGCCAATGACGTTGTACCGTGACGGGTTTTCCTCCGGTTCTGTCTCCGTGTCGGACAAGATAGTGGCAACCGAGCCCGATCTCCACACTTGCATAACATCGAGGCAACTATCTCCCACAGTTCAG ATATTGCTAACACCACGTCCGACGGAACGGAAGGTGGATCTGCAAATACAAACGAAAGCAACGGGCACGACGCCGATACCGTCGGGGGAGCAGGTGCGTCAAAAAGATCGGATGTTACGCGGTGAGCGGCGGAGAGAAGTGAGGCCGTGCGAGAACCGCAGGCTAGCCGTCACTAGAGCTCACTTCCTAGAAATAGCACCGCTGCAAGAGAAGCGGCCTAATGTAGCTACAGAAag TTTTACGCGCAGGCAAAGCGTCTACAGGCACTTTACGCGGAGCCGCGTCGGGCTCGGAGTGAGGATCGCGAGCTGCGCAACGAGAGGACGTACGATATGA
- the LOC106708314 gene encoding 40S ribosomal protein S21, producing the protein MQNDAGEFVDLYCPRKCSASNRLIHAKDHASVQLVIADVDPATGRAADTSKMYVICGAIRRMGESDDCIVRLTKKDGILVKNY; encoded by the exons ATGCAAAACGACGCTGGTGAATTTGTTGACTTATACTGCCCGAGGAAATG CTCGGCCAGCAACCGCCTCATCCACGCCAAGGACCATGCGTCCGTGCAGCTGGTGATCGCTGACGTTGACCCAGCGACTGGCCGCGCCGCCGACACCTCCAAGATGTACGTCATCTGCGGAGCTATCAGGCGGATGGGAGAGTCGGACGATTGTATAGTCAGACTCACTAAAAAAGACGGCATATTGGTCAA GAACTACTGA